Proteins encoded in a region of the Isosphaeraceae bacterium EP7 genome:
- a CDS encoding ABC transporter ATP-binding protein produces the protein MTLARPVIRLEGITKEYRVGDETVRALRGVDLLIRENEMIAIMGPSGSGKSTLMNILGCLDVPTAGRYWLDGADVSRFSQSELARIRGRRIGFVFQTFELMPRQTALKNVELPLIYTGVPGRRERAAEALRRVGLADRMGHRPAQMSGGQRQRVAIARALAQQPAILLADEPTGNLDTRTGEEILGLFAELHDQGQTIVIVTHEPDVARRCRRIVRVRDGSIQADVTASHREHSPGGFAGSIS, from the coding sequence ATGACGCTCGCCCGCCCGGTCATCCGTCTCGAGGGGATCACCAAGGAATATCGCGTGGGCGACGAGACCGTGCGCGCCCTCCGCGGGGTCGACCTCCTGATCCGCGAGAATGAGATGATCGCGATCATGGGCCCGTCGGGATCGGGGAAGTCGACGTTGATGAACATCCTCGGATGCCTGGACGTCCCCACCGCCGGGCGATACTGGCTCGACGGCGCCGACGTCTCGCGGTTCTCGCAGTCGGAGCTGGCGCGGATCCGAGGGCGACGGATCGGCTTCGTCTTCCAGACCTTCGAACTGATGCCCCGCCAGACCGCCCTGAAGAACGTCGAGCTCCCCTTGATTTACACCGGGGTGCCCGGACGTCGCGAGCGGGCCGCCGAGGCGCTCCGCAGGGTCGGCCTCGCCGACCGCATGGGGCATCGGCCGGCGCAGATGTCGGGCGGACAGCGGCAGCGCGTCGCGATCGCGCGTGCCCTGGCGCAGCAGCCCGCGATCCTCCTGGCCGACGAGCCGACGGGCAATCTGGATACCAGGACGGGTGAGGAGATTCTCGGCCTCTTCGCCGAGCTCCATGACCAGGGGCAGACGATCGTCATCGTCACCCACGAGCCCGACGTCGCCCGCCGATGCCGCCGGATCGTCCGCGTCCGGGACGGCTCGATCCAGGCCGATGTCACGGCGTCCCACCGCGAGCACTCGCCGGGCGGCTTCGCGGGGTCCATCTCATGA
- a CDS encoding efflux RND transporter periplasmic adaptor subunit, translating into MSEQGIGHWDKDVGLDPLFFDDEDQSTTEPLTDEASGGPRSACLSPSVVYVFVPCGPPPPLASMHPDGTSTPESSGIDPATLIGEIMNPQATASRSRPGAPNQAAVDGPGAGDPASKKRETRTYDPGIAEGPARRRSGAAWVRTLITLVIGASLVGGLTAANIWRERGSFDLDWHLLKVPAVELRTELPTRGPIVRKITAPGEVEPIEEAKVGSQISGRVVAVNVKSGDYVKAGQVLVRLDDADARARLTSSQARSGRLRAAIDQAETDLAKASRDQMQFGKLANRGFSAPNELADARSLVSKSEAALQMCRQELSESEALWQISREELKRTEILAPIDGVVARVDVAVGEIVIAGTPNLPGSILMTVSDLTHMRVSAEVDESDIPMILPGQRARVFLQSGGHLPIEATVDKVAPKGRKKNDSVSFETRVSIDKPDPALRAGMTATVEIEVRRVPDAFGSTVQAVVHRKRKDLPDTPEVRAWAERNARSPGESARDANSRYIKVVFVAEKGVARARPVETGLSDERRVEILSGLGPDDRVVVGPFRALDELRDGQPVRESTETGDRR; encoded by the coding sequence ATGAGCGAACAAGGGATCGGCCACTGGGACAAGGACGTCGGACTCGACCCGCTGTTCTTCGACGACGAGGACCAATCAACCACCGAGCCCCTGACGGACGAGGCCTCAGGCGGCCCGCGATCGGCCTGCCTGTCCCCTTCGGTCGTCTATGTGTTCGTGCCTTGCGGGCCGCCCCCCCCGCTGGCGTCGATGCACCCGGACGGGACCTCGACGCCTGAATCCTCGGGGATCGATCCCGCAACCCTGATCGGTGAGATCATGAACCCTCAGGCCACTGCGAGTCGATCACGACCGGGCGCGCCGAATCAGGCGGCCGTCGATGGTCCTGGCGCGGGCGATCCGGCCTCCAAGAAACGCGAAACCCGTACCTACGACCCCGGGATCGCCGAGGGGCCGGCTCGCCGCCGCTCGGGCGCGGCCTGGGTTCGAACCCTGATCACCCTTGTGATCGGTGCGTCTCTCGTCGGGGGCTTGACGGCGGCGAATATCTGGCGAGAGCGCGGCTCGTTCGACCTCGACTGGCATCTGCTGAAGGTTCCCGCCGTCGAGCTGAGGACCGAGCTCCCGACGCGCGGGCCGATCGTCCGCAAGATCACGGCGCCGGGTGAGGTCGAGCCGATCGAGGAGGCGAAGGTCGGCTCCCAGATCTCGGGCCGGGTCGTCGCGGTCAACGTGAAATCAGGGGACTACGTCAAGGCGGGGCAAGTGCTCGTGCGCCTGGATGACGCAGACGCGCGGGCCCGACTCACATCATCGCAGGCCCGTTCCGGCCGGCTCAGGGCCGCGATCGACCAGGCCGAGACCGACCTGGCGAAGGCCAGCCGCGACCAGATGCAGTTCGGCAAGCTCGCGAACCGCGGATTCTCCGCCCCGAATGAGCTGGCCGATGCCCGTTCGCTCGTCTCCAAGTCCGAGGCGGCGTTGCAGATGTGCCGGCAGGAATTGTCCGAGAGCGAGGCCCTCTGGCAAATCAGCCGTGAGGAGTTGAAGCGGACCGAGATCCTCGCCCCGATCGACGGGGTCGTGGCGAGGGTCGACGTGGCCGTCGGAGAGATCGTGATCGCGGGCACGCCCAACCTCCCGGGCTCGATCCTGATGACCGTCAGTGATCTGACCCATATGCGCGTCTCCGCCGAGGTCGACGAGTCCGATATTCCCATGATCCTCCCCGGCCAGCGTGCCCGGGTCTTCCTCCAATCGGGCGGCCATCTGCCGATCGAAGCCACCGTGGACAAAGTGGCACCCAAGGGGAGGAAGAAGAACGACTCGGTCAGCTTCGAGACGAGGGTCAGCATCGACAAGCCCGACCCTGCGCTGCGAGCCGGGATGACCGCGACGGTCGAGATCGAGGTCCGCCGCGTACCCGACGCCTTCGGCTCGACCGTCCAGGCGGTCGTCCATCGTAAGCGAAAGGACCTGCCCGACACGCCCGAGGTCCGGGCCTGGGCCGAGCGCAACGCCCGGTCCCCTGGCGAGTCGGCACGCGACGCCAATTCTCGCTACATCAAAGTCGTCTTCGTGGCCGAGAAGGGGGTCGCACGCGCCAGGCCGGTGGAGACCGGGCTGAGCGATGAGCGCCGGGTCGAGATCCTCTCGGGGCTCGGGCCCGACGATCGCGTGGTCGTCGGCCCGTTCCGCGCCCTGGACGAGTTGAGGGACGGCCAGCCCGTCCGCGAGTCGACCGAGACGGGAGACCGTCGATGA
- a CDS encoding ABC transporter permease, whose protein sequence is MMALVNVGCAVEQLWANKLRSMLTILGMVIAVASTITVVSVVRGFSGFVGEFLQGMGTNAMWVWPERPAGDLGSMLGQIEMDVHDIEEVESVCTALRAVSPVARQTSVLVRNGREEAKSALEGVSAEYHAIRKFFVDVGRPFALVDVEQGHQVCVLGREVLRNLNADDGLVGGTVLIDGHRFRVIGLLKEKGDVLGSSQDDLVLIPYTTALKIYPAFRRKIAFAAMAVSEEAVPEARSQIVNLLRRRHGLGASQPNDFSIRTQDEILGIFNNVSLLASAMLAGIVGISLLVSGIGIMNMMLVSVTERTREVGLRKALGARRRDILTQFLAEAVILSLAGGGLGVALGFTLCALASAHPRMVDIIVPWWAVALGFGISAGTGTVFGLLPAIKAALLNPIDALRND, encoded by the coding sequence ATGATGGCGCTCGTTAACGTTGGCTGCGCCGTCGAGCAGCTCTGGGCGAACAAGTTGAGGTCGATGCTGACCATCCTGGGGATGGTGATCGCCGTGGCGTCGACGATCACCGTGGTCAGCGTGGTCCGCGGGTTTTCCGGCTTCGTCGGCGAGTTCCTCCAGGGGATGGGCACCAACGCGATGTGGGTCTGGCCCGAGCGGCCCGCCGGCGACCTCGGCAGCATGCTCGGGCAGATCGAGATGGACGTGCATGACATCGAGGAAGTCGAGAGCGTCTGCACGGCCCTCCGAGCCGTCTCACCCGTCGCCAGGCAGACGTCGGTCCTCGTCAGGAACGGCCGGGAGGAGGCCAAGTCCGCGCTGGAGGGCGTCTCCGCGGAATACCACGCGATCCGGAAGTTCTTCGTCGACGTCGGCAGGCCGTTCGCGCTGGTCGACGTGGAGCAGGGCCACCAGGTCTGCGTGCTCGGGCGAGAGGTCTTGCGCAACCTCAATGCAGACGACGGGCTGGTCGGCGGGACGGTGCTCATCGACGGTCATCGATTCCGGGTGATCGGGCTTCTCAAGGAGAAAGGAGACGTCCTCGGGTCGAGTCAGGATGACCTCGTCCTGATCCCCTACACGACGGCCCTGAAGATCTACCCCGCGTTCCGGCGGAAGATCGCCTTCGCCGCGATGGCGGTCTCGGAAGAAGCCGTGCCCGAGGCCCGTTCTCAGATCGTCAATCTGTTGCGCCGACGCCACGGCCTTGGCGCCTCGCAACCGAATGATTTCAGCATCAGGACACAGGACGAGATCCTGGGCATCTTCAACAACGTGAGCCTCCTTGCCTCTGCGATGCTGGCCGGGATCGTCGGGATCTCGCTCCTGGTCAGCGGGATCGGGATCATGAACATGATGCTCGTCAGCGTCACCGAACGCACGCGCGAGGTCGGCCTGAGGAAAGCCCTCGGCGCCCGCCGGCGCGACATCCTCACGCAGTTCCTCGCCGAGGCGGTGATCCTCAGCCTCGCCGGGGGGGGGCTCGGGGTCGCCCTCGGGTTCACCCTCTGCGCACTGGCGAGCGCCCATCCGAGGATGGTCGACATCATCGTCCCCTGGTGGGCCGTCGCGCTCGGCTTCGGCATCTCGGCCGGGACCGGGACCGTCTTCGGGCTCCTCCCCGCGATCAAGGCCGCCCTGCTCAATCCGATCGACGCATTGAGGAATGATTAA